A genomic window from Meleagris gallopavo isolate NT-WF06-2002-E0010 breed Aviagen turkey brand Nicholas breeding stock chromosome 30, Turkey_5.1, whole genome shotgun sequence includes:
- the BABAM1 gene encoding LOW QUALITY PROTEIN: BRISC and BRCA1-A complex member 1 (The sequence of the model RefSeq protein was modified relative to this genomic sequence to represent the inferred CDS: deleted 2 bases in 1 codon), which translates to MERSCGMDTSGPGSAAEEEEEKAPEQRPRTRSNPEGAEDRALSAQSSVGNRSEGEGEAASSEDSPQGTAAPDGTAWPGPTPPPEVQVKTPRVNCPEKVIICLDLAEEMALPKLESFNGSKTNALNISQKMIEMFVRTKHKIDKSHEFALVVVNNDATWLSGFTSDPREVCSCLYDLETVVCKSFNLDGLFNLIQQKIELPVTDNVQTIPPPYVVRTILVLGRPGCQPQFSVSEQMKKMLQCPYFFFDVVYIHNGAEEKEDETSWKELYAFFGSLDTKGTNYRYEVTLTGPAVELHNCMAKLLAHPLQRPFQSHAAYSLLEGDEPPEVEATV; encoded by the exons ATGGAGCGCAGCTGTGGGATGGACACGTCTGGGCcgggcagtgctgctgaggaggaggaggagaaagctcCGGAGCAGCGGCCACGGACCCGCTCCAACCCTGAGGGTGCTGAGGATCGGGCATTGAGCGCTCAGAGCAGTGTGGGCAACCGCAgtgagggggagggggaggcgGCCAGCAGTGAGGACAGCCCGCAGGGCACCGCAGCCCCCGATGGCACCGCCTGGCCCGGCCCT ACACCCCCCCCCGAGGTGCAGGTGAAGACGCCGAGGGTGAACTGCCCTGAGAAGGTG ATCATCTGCCTGGATCTGGCTGAGGAGATGGCTCTACCCAAGCTGGAGTCGTTTAATGG CTCCAAGACCAACGCACTGAACATCTCGCAGAAGATGATTGAGATGTTTGTGAGGACAAAGCACAAGATTGACAAGAGCCACGAGTTTGCACTGGTGGTGGTGAACAATGATGCCACGTGG CTTTCAGGGTTCACCTCTGACCCCCGTGAGGTCTGCAGCTGCCTCTATGACCTGGAGACCGTCGTCTGCAAGTCCTTCA ATCTGGATGGGCTCTTCAACCTCAT CCAGCAGAAGATCGAGCTGCCGGTGACAGACAACGTGCAGACCATCCCACCACCCTACGTGGTGCGCACCATCCTGGTGCTCGGCCGCCCTGGCTGCCAGCCCCAGTTCTCTGTGTCAGAGCAGATGAAG AAGATGCTGCAGTGCCCCTATTTCTTCTTTGATGTTGTCTACATCCACAATGGAGCGGAGGAGAAGGAGGACGAGACCAGCTGGAAG GAGCTGTATGCCTTCTTTGGCAGCCTGGACACCAAGGGCACCAACTACAGGTACGAGGTGACGCTGACGGGGCCAGCGGTGGAGCTGCACAACTGCATGGCCAAGCTGCTGGCGCATCCCCTGCAGAGACCCTTCCAGAGCCATGCAGCATACAGCCTGCTGGAGGGGGACGAGCCCCCCGAAGTGGAGGCCACCGTCTGA
- the ANKLE1 gene encoding ankyrin repeat and LEM domain-containing protein 1, translating to AAEVLLRHGADPNLLLAGGFAPIHLGAAGGAGGGVRCLRLLLRYEGIPNGRAAEGLTPLHVAASWGSCGCLELLLQNGGDPELRDQDGKRAIDLALEQGHGLCVQLLRDWSLPAPQGPRRSLSFLSEDRTAVELLSSTRVSQLGEPGLGGSCGLGEPPCCAQPSLGSSVTPWLPGCPALPLQPLASSTLLGAGGEHEEVPLKGTGVCSSLQPSAGSRSPPQPLHCSRNRGMLEIEIRGHDLPGDSSEDSEHFVTAVEMLEPSRAGMCPGEAPSSAGPWELPAQNPLAAEELPVLFQGCSLEGSSPHPLELPSSPAGIAVGDVTSQGLQPPQFCHVTPRTKSRLQALAARLNASSSSSLFDASLEKPRRPPRIRAPKGVPRDPATTPRHCVALGGEDVSGGDVESTGSSGDTQILSRTPSQPSSSLGTSSSGPTVLLAPRYHGCAQNPLSGAEGSLSPTELLGPGDPSHPQDSPSDAQCSASPTVLPAPGDSDNLQDSPSHVQNSTPATDPRVLDPRTPPMPCSPTDCSPHRPMEPDGCPPTERHSPNAETTSPGDGDQEQSLRVLSDEALLRRLRALGYDPGPITVLTRRVYLRRLEELSRSPAGHSPELTDALRTGHIPNCTADETVLAQQFDRPDRSRHWREGLLKASFNYLLLDPRTTQDLPSRCHRLRPVECFRTFIDAIFYVGKGTRARPYSHLAEAVTQHRVGTRKGCPKVRRILEIWASGMGVISLHCFQSSVPAEAYTREGCLLEALGLRAVTNQRKGNCYGVAASWSPARRRRLGVHMLHRAMRIFLAEGERQLRPADIRAGR from the exons GCGGCGGAGGTCCTCCTGCGGCACGGAGCCGACCCCAACCTGCTGCTTGCAGGGGGGTTCGCCCCCATCCATCTGGGCGCTGCGGGGGGGGCCGGGGGAGGAGTGCGCTGCTTGCGGCTGCTGCTGCGCTACGAGGGGATCCCCAA TGGTAGGGCTGCCGAGGGGCTCACGCCGCTGCACGTCGCTGCGTCCTGGGGGAGCTGCGggtgcctggagctgctgctgcagaacgGGGGGGACCCGGAGCTGCGGGACCAG GACGGGAAGCGAGCCATCGACCTGGCGCTGGAGCAGGGCCATGGGCTGTGCGTGCAGCTTCTGCGGGACTGGAGCCTCCCAGCCCCCCAGGGACCCCGGCGCTCATTGTCCTTCTTGTCCGAGGATCGCACCgctgtggagctgctgagcagcactcGCGTGTCCCAGCTGGGGGAGCCCGGGCTGGGGGGCAGCTGTGGGCTGGGGGAGCCTCCGTGCTGTGCTCAACCCTCCTTGGGTTCCTCCGTCACCCCGTGGCTCCCAGGGTGTCCAGCTCTGCCCCTGCAGCCCCTGGCATCCAGCACGCTGCTCGGGGCTGGGGGTGAGCATGAGGAGGTACCCCTAAAGGGAACGGGGGtgtgcagctccctgcagcccagtgctgggtCCAGGAGCCCCCCCCAgcccctgcactgcagcaggaacCGTGGGATGCTGGAAATAGAAATCAGGGGCCATGACCTCCCCGGGGACAGCAGCGAGGATAGCGAGCATTTCGTCACTGCAGTGGAGATGTTGGagcccagcagggctgggatgtGCCCAGGAGAAGCCCCCTCCTCAGCAGGACCCTGGGAGCTGCCTGCCCAGAACCCCttggctgcagaggagctgcctGTGCTGTTCCAGGGCTGCAGCCTCGAGGgctcctccccccaccccctgGAGCTCCCTAGCAGCCCTGCTGGCATTGCTGTAGGGGATGTCACTTcacaggggctgcagccccccCAGTTCTGCCACGTCACCCCCCGCACCAAGAGCCGCCTTCAGGCCTTAGCAGCGAGGCTCaatgcttcctcctcctcctccctctttGACGCCAGCCTGGAGAAGCCCCGCAGGCCCCCCCGGATCAGAGCACCCAAGGGCGTCCCCAGGGACCCTGCCACCACCCCAAGGCACTGTGTTGCCCTCGGTGGTGAGGATGTGTCTGGTGGGGATGTGGAAAGCACAGGGTCCTCAGGTGACACCCAGATCCTCTCCAGAACCCCTAGCCAGCCCAGCTCCTCCCTGGGGACCAGCAGCTCCGGCCCCACAGTGCTGCTAGCTCCTCGGTATCACGGCTGTGCCCAGAACCCTCTGTCAGGTGCTGAGGGATCCCTCAGCCCTACTGAGCTGCTGGGTCCTGGGGATCCCAGCCACCCCCAGGACTCCCCATCAGATGCTCAGTGTTCTGCCAGccccacagtgctgccagctcctggggACAGTGACAACCTCCAGGATTCCCCATCACATGTTCAGAATTCCACTCCTGCCACTGACCCCAGGGTCCTGGATCCAAGGACCCCACCGATGCCATGCTCACCCACGGACTGCAGTCCCCACCGCCCCATGGAACCCGATGGATGCCCACCCACTGAGCGGCACAGTCCCAATGCTGAGACCACCAGTCCTGGGGACGGGGACCAAGAGCAGTCCCTGCGGGTGCTCTCAGATGAAGCACTCCTCCGGCGGCTGCGGGCGCTGGGCTACGACCCAGGACCCATCACAGTGCTCACCCGGCGCGTGTACCTGCGGCGCTTGGAGGAGCTGAGCCGCAGCCCAGCAG ggcacagccctgagctgacAGATGCGCTACGCACCGGCCATATCCCCAACTGCACCGCGGATGAGACGGTGTTGGCACAGCAATTCGACCGCCCCGACCGGAGCCGGCATTGGCGCGAGGGGCTGCTCAAAGCCAGCTTCAACTACCTCCTGCTCGACCCCAG GACCACACAGGACCTCCCATCGCGCTGCCACCGCCTGCGCCCCGTGGAGTGCTTCAGGACCTTCATTGATGCCATCTTCTATGTGGGCAAAGGAACGCGTGCCCGGCCCTACAGCCACCTCGCCGAGGCTGTGACCCAGCACCGCGTGGGGACAAGGAAG GGCTGTCCCAAAGTGCGGCGCATCCTGGAGATCTGGGCGAGTGGGATGGGTGTCATCTCTCTGCACTGCTTCCAGAGCAGCGTGCCGGCTGAGGCGTACACGAGGGAGGGCTGCTTGCTGGAGGCCCTAG GGCTGCGTGCCGTCACCAACCAGCGGAAGGGGAACTGCTACGGCGTGGCAGCCAGCTGGTCCCCGGCACGGCGCCGGCGCCTGGGCGTCCACATGCTGCACAGGGCAATGCGCATCTTCCTGGCCGAGGGTGAGAGGCAGCTGCGGCCAGCCGACATCCGGGCTGGGCGCTGA